TTCCCGGTTCTGCCGTATTATGCGCGCATGAAGTAATCAGTTGCCAAAGTGCGAAAGCATCAACTTCTTTTTTGAAGGTTGGATTTGGAGAATCAACTGGAAACTGTAATTGAAACTTCTTTTTTGATTTAACGGCCTTCATAAATTCATCAGATACTTTTATGGATATATTGGCGCCGGTTATTTTCTTTAAGTCTTGTTTAATGGAAATGAAATTTTCTATGTCCGGATGTGCAATATCCATTGTAATCATTAATGCTCCCCTTCTGCCATTTTGCGCAACTTCTCTTGTGGTGTTTGAAAATCGCTCCATAAAAGAAACCGCGCCCGATGTTGTGCCGGCCGCGTTTGATACCACCTGTCCACTTGGTCTTAAAGTTGAGATGTCGATGCCTACACCACATCTTCTTTTAAATAATTGGGCCATTTGTTGATCTGTATAAAATACACCTCCGTATGAATCGTAAATTTCAGGCAATACAATACAATTGGATAAGGAAGCAATAACATGCGGATTTCCTAAAGAGGACATAACACTTCCCTGTGGAATGATATATTTAAATTCATGGAAATAATGGTAAATGGTATTAAAATCTAAGTCTTTTCTTTGTTTACCATAAGCGGATAAATTTTTACGTATGTTTTTTGACTTCGAAATGTAATTGGTTTCTATTCTTGCAAATTCTTTCGCCATTCTGATATGCATACTTTCCGGTGTGCATTCTAGAAATTCTCCCTTCTTATTTCTCATTGCATATTTACTTAGCCAGGCGCTGGCCGCCAATTCATCACCTTTAAAGTATTGGAGGCAAGCTTGCATGGCTTCATCGTAGCTAAAGACCCTGGAAGTCTTTTCATTTTCCGTTTTTTGTTCTGTAGTAATCATAGTTTATCTAAATTTAACGCAAGGTATTTTTTTTAATGTGTTAAAACTTATGGTGCAGCAAATAATTATTGATAGCATTTCTGACATTTTAACTTTAATCATAATTATTTTTCTAATACTAATTTACAACCTGATGAATATCATTTATTAATGTAAATATTAAGGTTAAACTTTGCATAGTATGTTATTTAATGAAATAGTTTTTGGTCCTATAATGAGTCGGAGATTTGGAAAATCTTTAGGTATAAATTTATTGCCGTTAGACAATAAGATATGTAATTTCAATTGTATATATTGTGAATGTGGTTGGACTGATTTAAGGGAAGTAAATTCGAAATTTACTTCTCGTGAACTTGTGGTTAAGGCAATGTCGGAAAGGTTTTTTGAAATCAAAAAGTCGAATGATATTCCGGATTCAATTACATTTGCCGGAAATGGTGAGCCAACCATGCATCCGGACTTTGCTGCAATAATTGATCATACCATTCGCTTAAGAGATGAATTTTTACCCGGTGTTAAAATTGTTGTATTATCAAATTCTGCTTTGCTCGGAAACCAAGTTGTTTTTAATGCTTTAAATAAAGTAGATGCACGGGTGATGAAATTAGATGCGGGTACAGAGGCACAATTTGTAAAAATAGATCAGCCCTTGTCTCGAAGGAAATTTCGATGGTATATAGATAGATTAAAAGAATTTAAAGGGAATTTATATATTCAAACATTATTTTTAAGAGGACGAGTAAATAATGAAAATGTCGACAATACAAAGGAGAGTGAGATAATTGCTTGGATAAATATTCTGAAAGAAAT
This window of the Sphingobacteriaceae bacterium genome carries:
- a CDS encoding radical SAM protein, giving the protein MHSMLFNEIVFGPIMSRRFGKSLGINLLPLDNKICNFNCIYCECGWTDLREVNSKFTSRELVVKAMSERFFEIKKSNDIPDSITFAGNGEPTMHPDFAAIIDHTIRLRDEFLPGVKIVVLSNSALLGNQVVFNALNKVDARVMKLDAGTEAQFVKIDQPLSRRKFRWYIDRLKEFKGNLYIQTLFLRGRVNNENVDNTKESEIIAWINILKEINPIMVMIYSIDRETPAKGLEKISNLELEGICQKVIDAGIPAKYF